The Saccharopolyspora gloriosae genome window below encodes:
- a CDS encoding helix-turn-helix transcriptional regulator — translation MVAVHDAPEARSAFPGGHHLVGRDAELHVVGELVDDLRRGRSGLLTISGAPGTGRSALLESMLADARAAGLNTAAAQTSPLETDVPYSTVAQLIALLCPPDQLTRISSAWAEGAANNAPIPYLRKHFLGLARDRPLLFAVDDHQWIDPWSLAWCHAMVRHLDQAPILMVRTVRDTAPETPGGARWDEAVPLTPSRVRLSALSTSDVAELLSRHGPVDEEFSTAATAATAGNPAVLRTVLTEFEQAGLGFEARHVPRLRVHAADAVAGLVGRTLRGLPADHVALLRAITFCGGEFDFDLACALAGLHGHAAQEARTALWHLGLLCEEGADGPRVSTAAVAAGVFAEMDPAEREELHARAAEIGHRAAIEPAALAELLLSAPQMRKRWVVDTLVEASEQHRREGRYERATELLRRALREPVPTASRQRLLAQLAAIEVAQAPVASDGRLRQVLADAAGTGDTGLLVRAADLLVSRGDAETARRELAAVCARTRHPALDALGWLADEECGPEQELLATPLPPLPDEPADAAQAGVLAWRYARLGRRPDLVRTLAREALSGRGNDSPLGPRIAACRALASRDDLEEAAAGLTAVIFDAGRRGARAAAAHALVQRAMLGVKDGRCPAAAADLAAAERELPLHCLHPAMLPQHLATKIAALLRREQVADAERVAEIELPLGAERGMAFAYLLHARGELKLATGDPATALGYFQECGRIMRAKEWLNPAVLSWRMPAAIAQGRLGEARAATRLVGEELELAERWGMPGLLEPVHRTALSALAVAGSGSSGPGAAGVPAMGAALPAALSVPERRAASLAARGLSNKDIAEELGVTVRTVELRLTKSYRKLGIDGRSQLPADLGE, via the coding sequence ATGGTCGCCGTCCACGACGCCCCTGAAGCCCGTTCCGCGTTCCCCGGCGGCCACCACTTGGTGGGGCGCGACGCCGAACTCCACGTGGTGGGGGAACTCGTCGACGACCTGCGCCGCGGTCGATCAGGATTGCTCACCATCAGCGGTGCCCCCGGAACCGGGCGCAGCGCGCTGCTGGAGTCGATGCTCGCCGACGCCCGCGCGGCCGGGCTCAACACCGCCGCCGCGCAGACCTCGCCGCTGGAGACCGACGTGCCCTACAGCACGGTGGCCCAGCTGATCGCGCTGCTCTGCCCGCCCGACCAGCTCACCCGGATCAGCTCCGCGTGGGCCGAGGGCGCCGCCAACAACGCGCCGATCCCCTACCTGCGCAAGCACTTCCTCGGCCTGGCGCGGGACCGCCCGCTGCTGTTCGCCGTCGACGACCACCAGTGGATCGACCCGTGGTCGCTGGCCTGGTGCCACGCCATGGTCCGCCACCTGGACCAGGCGCCCATCCTGATGGTCCGCACGGTGCGCGACACCGCGCCCGAGACGCCGGGCGGCGCGCGCTGGGACGAGGCCGTGCCGCTGACCCCGAGCCGGGTCCGGCTCTCCGCTCTGTCCACTTCGGACGTCGCGGAGCTGCTGTCCCGGCACGGCCCCGTCGACGAGGAGTTCAGCACCGCCGCGACGGCCGCCACCGCGGGGAACCCGGCCGTGCTGCGGACGGTGCTCACCGAGTTCGAGCAGGCCGGGCTGGGGTTCGAGGCCCGGCACGTGCCGCGGCTGCGGGTGCACGCCGCCGACGCCGTCGCCGGACTGGTCGGGCGGACCCTGCGCGGGCTGCCCGCCGACCACGTCGCGCTGCTGCGCGCGATCACCTTCTGCGGCGGCGAATTCGACTTCGACCTCGCCTGCGCGCTCGCCGGTCTGCACGGGCACGCGGCGCAGGAGGCCCGCACCGCGCTGTGGCACCTGGGCCTGCTGTGCGAAGAGGGGGCCGACGGCCCGCGGGTGTCCACCGCGGCGGTGGCAGCGGGCGTGTTCGCCGAGATGGACCCCGCCGAGCGCGAAGAACTGCACGCGCGGGCCGCGGAAATCGGGCACCGGGCCGCCATCGAACCCGCGGCGCTGGCCGAACTCCTGCTCAGCGCCCCGCAGATGCGCAAGCGGTGGGTGGTGGACACGCTCGTCGAGGCCAGCGAGCAGCACCGCAGGGAAGGGCGCTACGAACGCGCCACCGAACTGCTGCGGCGCGCCCTGCGCGAACCCGTGCCGACCGCGAGCAGGCAGCGGTTGCTGGCGCAGCTCGCCGCGATCGAGGTCGCGCAGGCGCCCGTCGCCAGCGACGGCAGGCTGCGCCAAGTGCTGGCCGACGCCGCGGGAACCGGGGACACCGGACTGCTGGTGCGCGCGGCGGACCTGCTGGTCAGCCGCGGCGACGCGGAGACCGCGCGGCGCGAACTCGCCGCGGTCTGCGCCCGCACCCGGCACCCGGCGCTGGACGCGCTGGGCTGGCTGGCCGACGAGGAGTGCGGGCCGGAGCAGGAACTGCTCGCCACCCCGCTGCCGCCGCTGCCTGACGAACCCGCCGACGCCGCGCAGGCCGGAGTGCTGGCCTGGCGCTACGCCCGGCTCGGCCGCCGCCCGGACCTCGTGCGCACGCTGGCGCGGGAAGCGTTGTCCGGCAGGGGCAACGATTCCCCGCTGGGACCGCGGATCGCCGCGTGCCGCGCGCTGGCCTCCCGCGACGACCTGGAAGAGGCCGCCGCCGGGCTCACCGCGGTCATCTTCGACGCGGGCCGTCGCGGTGCGCGCGCCGCGGCGGCGCACGCGCTGGTGCAGCGCGCGATGCTCGGCGTCAAGGACGGCCGCTGTCCCGCTGCCGCGGCCGACCTGGCCGCGGCGGAGCGGGAACTCCCGCTGCACTGCCTGCATCCGGCGATGCTGCCGCAGCACCTGGCCACCAAGATCGCCGCGCTGCTGCGGCGGGAGCAGGTCGCGGACGCCGAGCGGGTCGCCGAGATCGAGCTGCCGCTGGGCGCCGAACGCGGCATGGCGTTCGCCTACCTGCTGCACGCCCGCGGTGAGCTGAAGCTGGCCACCGGTGATCCGGCGACCGCGCTGGGCTACTTCCAGGAGTGCGGCCGCATCATGCGCGCCAAGGAGTGGCTGAACCCGGCGGTGCTGTCCTGGCGGATGCCCGCCGCCATCGCGCAAGGCCGCCTCGGCGAAGCGCGCGCCGCGACCCGGCTCGTCGGCGAGGAGCTCGAACTCGCCGAGCGCTGGGGCATGCCGGGCCTGCTGGAACCGGTGCACCGCACCGCGTTGTCCGCGCTGGCCGTGGCCGGGTCCGGCTCGTCCGGTCCCGGGGCGGCCGGTGTTCC